One window of Manihot esculenta cultivar AM560-2 chromosome 17, M.esculenta_v8, whole genome shotgun sequence genomic DNA carries:
- the LOC110605005 gene encoding rac-like GTP-binding protein RAC13, producing the protein MSTARFIKCVTVGDGAVGKTCMLISYTSNTFPTDYVPTVFDNFSANVVVDGSTVNLGLWDTAGQEDYNRLRPLSYRGADVFLLAFSLISKASYENIYKKWIPELKHYAPNVPIVLVGTKLDLRENKQYLIDHPGATPITTAQGEELKKMIGAVVYIECSSKTQQNVKAVFDSAIKVALRPPKPKKKAPKQQRNCTFL; encoded by the exons ATGAGTACTGCAAGATTCATCAAGTGTGTGACAGTCGGTGATGGTGCTGTGGGAAAGACTTGCATGCTCATCTCCTACACTAGTAATACGTTTCCAACG GACTATGTTCCGACAGTGTTCGATAATTTCAGCGCTAATGTGGTCGTAGATGGAAGCACAGTGAATCTTGGATTATGGGACACGGCTG GGCAAGAAGATTACAACAGGCTGAGGCCACTGAGTTACAGAGGAGCTGATGTGTTTTTGTTGGCGTTTTCTCTCATTAGCAAGGCCAGTTATGAGAACATATACAAAAAG TGGATTCCTGAATTAAAACATTACGCTCCAAATGTGCCGATCGTGCTTGTAGGAACCAAACTTG ATTTGCGAGAAAACAAGCAGTACTTGATTGATCATCCTGGAGCAACACCAATAACAACAGCTCAG GGTGAGGAACTGAAGAAAATGATCGGCGCCGTAGTTTACATAGAGTGCAGTTCCAAAACTCAACAG AACGTGAAGGCTGTGTTTGATTCAGCAATAAAGGTAGCTCTGCGACCACCAAAACCAAAAAAGAAAGCACCAAAGCAACAGAGAAATTGCACTTTCTTGTAG